Proteins encoded within one genomic window of Theobroma cacao cultivar B97-61/B2 chromosome 7, Criollo_cocoa_genome_V2, whole genome shotgun sequence:
- the LOC18594873 gene encoding transcription termination factor MTERF6, chloroplastic/mitochondrial, whose translation MFPNSHLLLKLRCIASASKRQFSTIAAARNTATYSTICENQAENHTEAAIEHPRDSTDLFRKWGCSENDLMKIFSRQPALRHAQVAPLLPKLKLLSGLGLTTSDIVKMINCRPCFFCSRINHCFDELLDFFQTLFGPQEMMRKTLVRNPSLLTYDFRNTIKPVIALYEEMGITGNDLIVMLI comes from the coding sequence ATGTTCCCCAATTCTCATCTATTACTCAAACTCCGGTGCATTGCCTCTGCCTCGAAACGTCAGTTCTCAACAATCGCTGCTGCTCGAAATACCGCCACCTATTCGACAATATGCGAAAATCAAGCTGAAAACCATACGGAAGCAGCTATAGAGCATCCGAGGGACTCTACGGACCTTTTCAGGAAATGGggttgcagcgaaaatgatTTAATGAAGATCTTTTCACGCCAGCCTGCTTTGCGCCATGCTCAAGTTGCTCCCCTTTTACCCAAACTCAAGTTGCTCAGTGGCTTGGGACTCACAACTTCCGACATTGTTAAGATGATCAATTGTCGCCcttgtttcttttgttctcGCATCAATCATTGCTTCGACGAGCTGCTTGATTTTTTCCAGACGCTTTTCGGGCCGCAAGAGATGATGCGTAAAACCCTTGTTAGGAACCCTTCGCTTCTTACATATGATTTCCGCAACACGATCAAACCAGTCATTGCGTTGTATGAAGAAATGGGCATTACCGGAAATGATTTGATTGTCATGCTCATTTAG